CCGCCCTGGGCGCCGGTGCTTCCAAACAGATGGAGCCGACCCGCGTGCCCCGGGGTCCCGGTCCGCGCCTCGTCTTCCTCTTCGCCACGCTCGTACTGACCTTCGCAGGTAATAAAACACACCGAAGACACATTGTTCcctcaacaaaaaaaaaactaacatTTGTCTTAAACTTTTTGTAACGTATCATGAGGAATGTAAAGAATAACATTCATTATCACATATCGTACGTGTTGCACAGAAATCTGCAACAGGAATAGACGATTGCACAATACGTGTACGCGATCGGAATAATAAAACTCGATCATCTTTACATTTGTCgcgttatatttaaaaaatacttatagaaacatttaacagtaaaaattaatcgcACTTCAATCACTGTTTCTTGAtcattaatgatataaatgcATTGATAAACGCATGAAAATACGAGCATCGCACAGATTAAGGATTTTTTTTCAGAGTAAACATTAAGCTGGTGCAAAAGATTTATCCTACTCACAAGattaattgcaaaacaaaGTTATGCGATGTCGTATTATATTCCATTAGTCGCGGTACATTGCATTAATCGCGATACACGCCATTAGTTTTAATACTTGTTTCATTTAGAAGTTTGTCACATATAATCggtttgatataattaaaaaaaataaaacttatttaaaaaaaccttGTTGATAGAAAAGCGAGAAATCTTTTGCGTCGATCTAGAAATTAAATCTTCTTTGTTTCAGCAACGGGGCTCCTATGTGGTGCGATAATGTCGGATCATTGGGAAGAGATCGGCTGGGACAAGGAGGATCTGATCCGAACATCATCTCACACGAATCTCAGTCTCACGTGGTACCTGGACGGTCAGGTTGCTATGATCGAGTCTTCCGTTAATCATCATCGCGCTAATCATCACGTCGCCAAAAGTTCCTCCTTTCTAGTTCCAATGCACGGCGGGATTTGGATTATGTGTGTTTCTCTGTCAGGTATAGACTCTACGATGGCTTTTAGAACATAATCTTACAACTGAATGctgaaatcatttttatctgaACGTTAATAAGTGTTTACGATTTTGtatgtattgtttttttttaatcaattcatTCCATGAAAATAATCTGCAATTTGTAGATTATACGAATCAGTCCTGATAACTTCAGTCATTATAATTACTTCagatattgtattatatatataattataattatattaatttgtgatATTGCAAACCTATTCATTATtgctattaatatatattatatatattaatatatagattcttgataaatggattaaaaaaattttatgtacttAACAACACGTGTTTGTAATcagtgtatatataaaatgccagagaccatgtttttttttatcatatccaAAACTTATTTAAGACTCCTAAATTGTTGCTTGTGAGAAAACTAAAATCATGGTCACGCGATTGTATGAATGCGTTGCGCTGTTGAAACTGTGCGATTCGGTGGTTCGATATCTTTGGTCAGAGTCAAGGTAGCATCTAAATATAGTCACGTGTGCACATGCAACACAAACAAGAGGATTCCTTCCGATGAAATTCCGGTGaagatatttattgaatttcgCAATCAGTGTTTCCTTGTAAACTTttcctaaattaatttaaaatgaatttatttttatataagaattgtaaaattttgaacatttaACGATAATGGTCATTTTTGAGcaaatagtataattttcgaaaaataatggCAAGCGTTTTTCGTGaataaagcatatttttttcataaaatttgtagTCGAtgtcgaaattaatttaattgtacttttttaacataaaacttaaaaatgtgaaaaatatttcttgacgattttatgaacaaaaatagattgtaaattaattaaaaaattatagataaaataggtttgcaatatcacaaatatattaatatctagatattttaattagccGGGAAAGTGCCacgacaaaaatttataacgctTCCTaatacagtaaaataaaaatatgcaacataTCTCCCTTCGTTTAATCGAACTTGTGCAaccttgaaaaattttaaaacaattcgaGATCGTAAttgtttcatttaattattttcgccGAAATCACTTTCATAGTGTCTGAGCACGCTAAGCAGCGCCTAGCACTACCTGCATAACTTTTGCGCATAAGATTTATATCATGGTCAAGGTGTCAATAGTTCTTGTACCATGctattaaaagttatataataacGTGCCCTCGTACATAACCTTTGatattcaacaaatttttatctctcgtTTGAAATCATGCAAGTGTTGCTTCTTCATAGTAACACTTTAACACTTTAGTAACATTTTTTCGACTAAAAATATcgtatgatataattataaaaggttTGAaagtttcaacaaattttttcttgaatggAAACACTGAATGTTTTAATTGAAACTCTAAGATTGTTttcaatgattaaaatatcaatggaatataaacatataaacacAGAAGAATCCAAACTTTGAATGGAAAGAAACAAAGATTAACTTATcagcaaattttgtttttatagaAGAAGAAATACAACTACTGGAACAAGTAGGTTTCCCGCAAGAGAAATGTATCAATTATTTGACACCAGATGAAACGCACGAAGAGATGCGCACAGCTTGGCAGAATCGTAAGTAAATATCAAACGACAATTGAATCAAGAGCTTAGAGtgatcttattttatatctgcTTTACGATTATCTCATTATTCAATCATTGTAATCTCATTCGACAGACAACTGAGAAGCGtgaaagcaaatatttttgcattaacaaAATGCTGGAGAAAGTGATAATTACAATTCTATTATGAAGAATAAGTTTGTTATAAGATTTTTGACATTCCGTTTCAGGAATGCAGAACCTAAGTATCTCGTGTTCTTTGGTGTGCCTGATCATTCTTGGATGTGCTGCGCTTATAGGATTTTTCGGCTTATGCAGGCATCAGATATCAGCTGTACTCGTGACAGGGGTGATGTATCTTCTCGCAGGTAAAGCCCACGTATTTCTTTAAGTGCAAAAGAATAGTTTGCAGATTCTTAAATTCAGCACTTTATGCTTACCAATGccgaatatattaatgaacaaaGTTGTCAGACTATGACGTAGCGATCAAGTGTTCAGCGATTGAACTGATAATCACTGGGTTTTATTTCAGCGACATTCGCACTGTTCACGCTGACGATCATCCACAGTAAAAGGACTCAAGATCGCGAGGCCAAACCGATAGTGGACGAGCCCGAGGACGGCGTGATCGGTATGCCTGTTCTCCGCAGCGTTCTCAAGGCCAGGAGATTCACTACCGCGTGGAGCATGGACTTAGGATGGGGCGGAGTCACCCTCTGTGCTCTCGCGTCAGTCGCCTGGATCCTCCTCAGCAAGATCATGCGTTTCAGCCCGATCGCCGCTATGAtagcgtagcagtgggacgccTTCGAGGTCTAAGGTCGTTTCTCACGGTCGCGACGTCCAGTCGCGATCCTTTCAGGTaatgttttaacatttttttccatgcATCAAATTAATGCAAGagatttcttgtttttttattgtgtttttgttttaatcttttaaaggacaaatttttattaataaaaattacttctaCATTCAGCGTAATTTTGCCTccgtttgaaaatattgataatgaatTGCACACAAActtgacaaataaatatattcgaaaTATAGAATATCTTTTATGCTTAGGAATCAAAGATTTTCAAGACCTTGAAGAGGATCGCAAACTGAGACGCTACAAACGATGCTTTTTGAGGAAGCCGCATCCAGAAATGACCAACTCGAAGGCGATAAGTGcctactttatattatttatctcgttcgcataaatatttgttatttcgaTTGAAGGAAACTAATAAGTTTATCGGAGAAATAGTAAGATTTTGGTTAAATTCTTCGTCggcagaaatatttaataacttattTGACGCTTAGTAGAATCACTGAATGCGccattttaacaatttatatattttttttgcattttatcatttgtgTTGTTTATTGCACGTAACTAAGCAACACTTACTAGAAATAGTAAGAACCTAAGAATAAAACAAGAGAAGTGAAGTAAATAGACCTACATATGTACGCTCATAATGTAAAGAGACAAAGTGTAACGCTCTCAATGGCAATTAACATTATGCGtgagtataaattaaataacatattttttgaagTTTGGTTTTTACTAATAGCTCCATAATCATTTATAAACATTCTCcccttttttcatatttcataaattttaat
The nucleotide sequence above comes from Linepithema humile isolate Giens D197 chromosome 4, Lhum_UNIL_v1.0, whole genome shotgun sequence. Encoded proteins:
- the LOC105670935 gene encoding uncharacterized protein encodes the protein MEPTRVPRGPGPRLVFLFATLVLTFAATGLLCGAIMSDHWEEIGWDKEDLIRTSSHTNLSLTWYLDGQVAMIESSVNHHRANHHVAKSSSFLVPMHGGIWIMCVSLSEEEIQLLEQVGFPQEKCINYLTPDETHEEMRTAWQNRMQNLSISCSLVCLIILGCAALIGFFGLCRHQISAVLVTGVMYLLAATFALFTLTIIHSKRTQDREAKPIVDEPEDGVIGMPVLRSVLKARRFTTAWSMDLGWGGVTLCALASVAWILLSKIMRFSPIAAMIA